The DNA sequence CTGCAGTACTCCTCAGAGGAATTCAAAGACTTCTGTAAGAGTTATGGTATTACACACAAGACATCTTCACCACACACGCCACACTCGAACGGTGAAGCAGAGTGTGCAGTACAAACTGTGAAAAGGCTTTGGTGTAAAGCACTAGACAAACACCTCGCACTGCTGGACTACAGAACTACTCCACTTGAGTCAGTAGGTCTTTCACGAACCAAACCAAACCTGAAGGCGAGGAACATCAGGGTCAGAGTAGACATCCGTGTAAACAGGGGCGACACATGGTCAAGATGTGGTTTGAtcaatttgacaaaaaacattaaatctggTGAGGTTAGTTATATTTTCTGATGGCTCTCATCAGTAAAGTAGAAGAGTCTGGCGATGTGGAAGCCCAGCTCCAACACATACTGAAGGAAGAGGAGCACCAGACCCACATGACTCAAACTGCACAGGAAAAAGAAGATGATAATTAGGTGACAAAAGAGAATAATCATGTGTGACATCCATATAGGTTTTCATGAAAACTTTATAGTATTTATAGATTCTTCTTAACCACATGTAAGAATTTAGGTTCAAACTTCAACTTCAGAATGTTCcattattgttttctttatttattttctcactaTCCATACATATTTCCTGACAAGTCTTTGAATTTGCAGGTTTTCAAAAAGGTCCTCCTGCTGGATGCTTCCTTTAATAAATAGGCTGCAGTAATGTGCAGCAGATACAGACAGATGTATGGATGACTGCATTGATATTAAAATCCCggaatgttttgttatttgtaaCTGTCTAATGaacatacaaaaaacacaaacacacccaaaacACGTGCATAGAGCTTATCTAGTCACACTCCAGTACTCCTCCAGTCCCCACAGCCTCCTTACTGACCTTGCGTACTTTCTGGAAGTAAAGCCCCAGAAAGGCATGGAGCCAGAAGGCCAGCTGAGTGAGGTAGAAAAACTTCCCGTGAAACCTATAactagtcttctatgatagtaaattaatatatttgggttttggacagttggttgGACAAAAGAGATCTGAATATGTAAActcataaatctgtaataaacactgatttttgGTTAGGCGCCTATTCAAATGCTGAAACtttagagtgtataagggcTTAGAATACTATGCGTCaagtatatgatggccattccaatgctcaattatgtctcataaATTTTTGGGCAATTTTTGGGTTGAcaccatttgttacacagatttggtgcaaaatttaaccatttttcatCACTcgagaattgataaaaatggtcaaaaatcctTGACCTTCAGGAACACCATAGAAAACTTTATACcgtgatttggtatcaaaaacttatgacatttggagatttctgtgaTAGTTGCATTTTTTGGCTGGcgagcacttctgttctggaaattgctcagaaaccccCTTATTTTCTCAGATTGCAGGTTTTTTTTGAATTGGGAATAGTTTTCTTTGGACGTGTTCAACAACAGATGATTCCAGTAAGTGTAACTGTTTACATGATGTCAGTAATTGGATATCTTTCAGATTGTGATAAGACAGTGTATTTAGTTGgagagagatgggagagagGTTCATTGAGACAGCCAGAGGTTCAGGATAACGTTCAGATCTACTGAGAGGTCCTGTGGGTGAgtctattttgtttttgtagagaaATTTCATGTAATCTCTGATTTAGCCAGACTGTTTGCTTCAGTAATTTTTACCATTAGACAACTCTTTCATTAGTGAGGTCTAACAATCTTGTCTataatttatgttttacttCAGGTAAAATGGCTTAATTTCAGTATTTGAACTACCTATTTCTGATCAtcactgtgtgttgtttgatGCCAACCTAACCGTATCCAAGACTAAAAGGTGATTCTTGGTTCAAAAGAGGTTCCTAAATGACAAGGCTGAAACAATGTTTTCTAATATGATGAGATCATTTGAGCCATACAGCTGTGACTGCTCTTTAAATGACATGGTTGGAAATTTCAACAATGCACTGTCATCTACTTTAAATACTGCTGCTCcactaaaagttaaaaagagGTCAACTGACAGAATCTCCTCATGGTTAAACAACAATAGTGTTAATGAGATCAAGAGAATCTGTCAggcagctgaaagaaaatggaggaaaactaGGCTCACAGTTCACTATAATGTATACAAAGAAGCCATGACTGTGTATGGCAAAGCAATACATCTGGCAAGAAAGGATTACTTTTCCAAGATTATTACAGAGAATGATGGGAATCATATTATTTTGCACTATTTAGCAGCTACTCAACACTGCCCCAACCCACCTGCAATTCTCTGcatcaaaatattattattattattattattattattattatcattattattattattattattattattattattattattattattattattattattattattattcagatTGTATAAATACATCTCAATGaatattttgaatatatttcttatttattaaGATTCATTAATGCAAATTACTCTCCCAATAGGTGTCTCACTATTTGCAGTCATGATCAAACTGGTAATGTGTAACCTTTTGTATTATAAGCCCAAATTTTTCAATGTAAATATACAGgattttttgtatattttctaTATACATTTACAAGTTCTCTATAAATTCTGTGATGGTgatcttttccattttcctgAATAGTTGAGTGTTGCCATTGTTGCAGGATCACTTTTTGGTAGGTCCAtctcaataacaacaatgaTCATGTGTTCAATTCTTACTACTCTACAATATCtatcagaaatatacacaatatacaaCATCCATATGATTATCTTTAACAGAAAGCCACCAGCAGGCCCTTCACTGTAGTTTAGTAAAATTCACACATTGTAACCAGCTTTTCATGTCTTCATCTGATCATGAAGCTTTTAAGACAAGCACGACAAACCTCTTATTGTTACATGAGAAAACTTTTCTATCAGGTTCTTGTAATGTAGTTGTAAAGTAAGTTTTAGAGtgttaaaaatatatcttttttcaCACAGGACCAGATCTTTCATGTGCCATCCCTCCTGTAGAGCAAGGTTAGAGATTCCTTCAAGTAGTTATCTTGACATTTAAAGCACAGACTAAACCATTCTGTGGATCACTTTGTATAGAAAGATCTAATACccattgttttttaaactccATTCAGAATGGACCTGTGATTATCCCACCCACATTCGTAAGCTGATTAcaccttttgtttttacaattacgttatatctgtctgtgtatttatttatttatttatttttgacatttgatgcTCATCTAGACCAAACTACAATTTGTACAATTGTAGAAAAATTTCAAATGTCTATTGCTAACAATTTCAATACTTTGTCCAGAATGCTGGACAGACTGGTTTGACAGAGATGATCCCAGTGCAACTGGAGACTGGGAGACCCTTAATGATCTTCGCAAGGACAACCCAGGAAAGATCTGCCCTAAACCAGTGGATATCGAGGCCCAAACTCTTTCTGGTCTCAGTGTGGCTCAGGCAGGTGATCTCCACACTCAGTAAGTACGGTACCAGGATGAATaatttgaatgtgtttcatGCAGTGATTCATATTTTTCGTATTGATCTACTGAATGTGTTGcattaatgttgtttgtttgtacttTTCATATTCTATTCTACTGTATTTTATTCTGTACTTGGTACCCACTGAGCATCAGGATAACACAGCGTACACAGCACACAACACATTTTATGCAACTGAACAATTGTTAAAAGGATGCAATATATGCATTTATGTTAATTGAAAATTGGGTCTAATTCTCTCCTATTTAGAGAGTGTCCTCTCATTTGTCAGTCACAATATTGCATGTGTAATATccaaaatgtcttaaaacaatcaGCAAAAGGTTTAACtattcattatgttttattcCACACGCATCTGGCAGTCCATGCAAATAAAATGCATGCAGATGCACAAATCTATTGTATTATTTCAGTAAGTATcactctgtgtttcttctttcAGATCAGACCCAACTGTAGGATTCATTTGCAAAAACCAGGACCAACCCACAAAGATGTGTAATGATTATCGTGTTCGTTTCAGCTGTCATCCCCCTTTCTGCGGTGGAGGAGGTACTGTATGAGCACGTTCTTTATGTTGCAAATGCACATTGgatttctccttctctttcattGTATATGTGCGTAAGCATTCATTTAGGATGGTGCTTTGGCTTGGCAGTTTCCCAACAGTAagcctgtttctctttttttattactcCCTGCAGTATGCTGGACCAAGTGGTATGACCATGACGATCCCAGTGGAACTGGGGACTGGGAGACTTTGAGTGATCTGAAGACAGCGAACACAGGACAAATTTGTGACTTCCCTCTGTACATAGAAGCTGTTACCACCGATACACTGACCCCAGCCATCTCTACAGGGGAGATCTTCCATCTGTAAGTTGCCTTATAGGGAAAGAATGTAAAAGTTTACAtgaagtaatttaaaaaaaaaaaacattcaaaacttCTCAACATTGACAATTCTTTACCAGATATTTGATCATCATCAATAGAACTATT is a window from the Thunnus thynnus chromosome 18, fThuThy2.1, whole genome shotgun sequence genome containing:
- the LOC137169525 gene encoding mucin-5AC-like translates to MIKLLSVAIVAGSLFGPDLSCAIPPVEQEWTCDYPTHIQCWTDWFDRDDPSATGDWETLNDLRKDNPGKICPKPVDIEAQTLSGLSVAQAGDLHTQSDPTVGFICKNQDQPTKMCNDYRVRFSCHPPFCGGGVCWTKWYDHDDPSGTGDWETLSDLKTANTGQICDFPLYIEAVTTDTLTPAISTGEIFHLYNPTQGFVCCKEDQKSGTCHDYKVRFGCPCEY